From a region of the Deltaproteobacteria bacterium genome:
- a CDS encoding efflux RND transporter permease subunit, translated as MIEKIIEYSIKNKFLMILMTLFIIAAGIYAVLQTPLDAIPDLSDVQVIIFTEFPGQAPQVVEDQVTYPLTTAMLAVPFAKVVRGYSFFGYSFVYIIFEDGTDMYWARSRVLEYLNYVSGRLPQGITPTLGPDATGVGWVYEYILESDRHDLSQLRSIQDWFLRYELASVSGVAEVASIGGYVKQYQVIVDPNKLLAFNIPLQKVRMAIQRSNNDVGGKLIEMGETEFMVRGLGYIKSVDDIKNIPLGIDKRGTPIMIRNVAVIKIGPELRRGIADYNGTGEVVGGIIVMRYGENALEVIKNVKNRLEQLKAGLPEGVQIKTVYDRSALILRAVSNLKKTLIEESAVVALVCIIFLLHLRSAFVIIFTLPVAVLISFIIMQRQGINANIMSLGGIAIAVGAMVDAAIVMIENAHKHIEHEGGKKPHWELILNASKEVGPALFFSLLIIAISFLPVFTLQAQEGRLFTPLAFTKTYAMAGAAFLAVTIVPVLMGYLVRGKIRPEHKNPVNRFLMWIYSPVIKLALKAKVLVVLLAVVVLAVTYIPWKRIGSEFMPPLNEGDLLYMPTTLPGISVTKAKELLQQTDRIIASFPEVHHVFGKIGRAETATDPAPLSMMETTIMLKPESEWRPGMTIKKLVQEMDSAIQFPGLTNAWTMPIKTRVDMLSTGIKTPVGIKLMGEDLQVLSDLGEKVEAVIREVPNTLSVYSERVTGGNFLDYRIKRAEAARYGLTVGDVQDIIMTAIGGMNVTQTVEGLERYPVNLRYGSELRDTPEKLRRILIPTATGAQVPITQVADIRIVKGPPSIKSENARNSAWIYVDLTGIDVGTYVKMAQQAVKEKVKLPAGYSLVWSGQYEYMVRAQKRLMVVVPVTLIIIFLLLYFNFKNITESLIVMLSVPFALTGGLWLMYLLGYNMSVAVGVGFIALAGVAAETGVIMLVYLDVSYEKCRDTYGEKFNRRHLHEAIIDGSTLRVRPIMMTVITTTAGLMPILWGHGTGSQVMKRIAAPMVGGLVSATLLTLIVVPVIYGLWKGWKLPK; from the coding sequence ATGATCGAAAAAATCATAGAATATTCAATCAAGAACAAGTTCCTGATGATTCTGATGACGCTGTTTATAATAGCTGCAGGAATTTATGCTGTGCTTCAGACACCCCTGGACGCTATTCCAGATCTTTCTGATGTCCAGGTAATCATTTTTACTGAATTCCCGGGCCAGGCGCCCCAGGTGGTGGAGGACCAGGTCACCTATCCTCTTACCACTGCCATGTTGGCGGTGCCCTTCGCCAAAGTGGTGCGGGGCTACTCTTTCTTCGGCTACTCCTTTGTCTATATCATCTTCGAGGATGGCACTGATATGTACTGGGCCAGGAGTCGGGTCCTGGAATATCTGAATTATGTATCCGGTCGTCTGCCTCAGGGTATAACACCCACGCTCGGTCCGGACGCCACTGGTGTGGGCTGGGTATACGAGTACATCCTGGAAAGTGACCGTCACGACCTCTCTCAACTGCGTTCCATCCAGGACTGGTTTCTACGTTACGAGCTTGCCAGTGTGTCGGGAGTGGCCGAGGTGGCCTCTATAGGAGGCTACGTCAAACAGTATCAGGTGATCGTCGACCCCAACAAGCTGCTAGCCTTCAATATTCCTCTGCAGAAGGTCAGAATGGCGATCCAACGCAGCAACAATGACGTGGGCGGCAAATTGATAGAGATGGGTGAAACCGAGTTCATGGTCAGGGGTCTGGGTTACATAAAAAGCGTAGATGACATCAAGAACATACCCCTGGGCATAGACAAGCGCGGCACTCCTATTATGATCCGCAACGTGGCTGTCATCAAGATCGGGCCCGAGCTCAGGCGCGGCATTGCCGACTATAACGGCACCGGGGAAGTCGTAGGCGGCATAATAGTGATGCGCTACGGTGAAAATGCTCTCGAGGTCATCAAGAACGTCAAGAATAGGCTCGAACAACTCAAAGCGGGTCTTCCGGAAGGGGTGCAGATCAAGACCGTTTACGACCGCTCGGCTCTGATCCTGCGCGCTGTCAGTAATCTCAAGAAGACTCTGATCGAAGAGAGCGCAGTGGTGGCGCTGGTCTGCATCATTTTTCTGCTCCACCTCCGCAGTGCTTTTGTAATTATCTTCACCCTGCCAGTAGCGGTTCTCATTAGCTTCATTATCATGCAGAGACAGGGGATCAATGCCAACATTATGAGTCTGGGAGGCATTGCCATCGCCGTGGGAGCCATGGTGGACGCGGCCATCGTCATGATCGAAAATGCCCACAAACACATCGAGCATGAAGGGGGGAAAAAGCCCCACTGGGAGCTCATTCTCAACGCTTCCAAGGAGGTGGGACCGGCCCTGTTTTTCTCACTGCTTATAATCGCCATCAGCTTCCTTCCGGTCTTCACCCTGCAAGCCCAGGAAGGACGCCTTTTTACGCCCCTGGCCTTCACCAAGACCTACGCCATGGCAGGTGCCGCTTTCCTGGCAGTCACCATTGTACCTGTGCTCATGGGCTACCTGGTGCGAGGCAAGATCCGACCAGAGCACAAGAACCCGGTAAATCGCTTTTTAATGTGGATCTACAGCCCTGTCATCAAGTTGGCATTGAAAGCCAAGGTGCTGGTGGTCTTGCTGGCTGTAGTGGTTTTGGCAGTGACCTACATTCCCTGGAAAAGAATCGGTTCGGAGTTCATGCCGCCCCTGAATGAAGGCGATCTGCTCTACATGCCCACCACTCTGCCCGGCATCTCCGTTACCAAGGCCAAGGAGCTATTGCAGCAGACAGATCGCATTATCGCCTCCTTCCCGGAAGTGCATCACGTCTTCGGCAAGATCGGCCGGGCCGAAACTGCCACGGATCCCGCCCCCCTTTCCATGATGGAGACCACCATCATGCTCAAGCCGGAGTCCGAATGGCGGCCCGGCATGACCATCAAAAAGCTGGTGCAGGAGATGGACAGCGCTATCCAGTTCCCCGGACTCACCAATGCCTGGACCATGCCCATTAAAACAAGGGTGGACATGCTCTCTACAGGGATCAAGACACCGGTGGGCATCAAGCTCATGGGCGAAGATCTGCAGGTATTGAGTGACCTGGGCGAAAAGGTGGAGGCCGTGATCAGAGAAGTGCCCAATACCTTGAGCGTCTATTCAGAGCGGGTCACCGGAGGCAACTTTCTGGACTATCGTATTAAACGTGCAGAAGCAGCGCGCTATGGTCTTACCGTGGGAGATGTTCAGGACATTATCATGACCGCCATTGGCGGCATGAATGTAACCCAGACCGTGGAAGGTCTGGAGCGTTATCCAGTGAACCTTCGCTATGGCTCAGAGTTGCGAGATACGCCGGAAAAACTCCGAAGAATTTTGATTCCCACAGCCACAGGCGCCCAGGTACCTATTACCCAGGTGGCAGACATACGAATCGTCAAGGGACCGCCTTCGATAAAAAGCGAGAACGCCCGCAACAGTGCCTGGATCTATGTGGATCTTACCGGAATCGACGTGGGCACCTACGTGAAGATGGCCCAGCAGGCAGTAAAAGAAAAGGTCAAGTTGCCTGCCGGCTACAGCCTTGTTTGGAGCGGTCAGTATGAATACATGGTACGGGCACAAAAGCGGCTGATGGTTGTGGTGCCGGTGACCCTCATCATCATTTTTCTGCTTCTTTATTTCAACTTCAAGAATATAACTGAAAGCCTCATCGTCATGCTCAGTGTGCCTTTTGCTCTCACCGGTGGTCTGTGGCTCATGTATCTGTTGGGCTACAACATGAGCGTTGCCGTCGGCGTAGGATTCATTGCCCTTGCCGGCGTTGCCGCCGAGACGGGAGTGATAATGCTGGTATATCTGGATGTCTCCTATGAAAAGTGCAGGGACACCTATGGCGAAAAATTCAACCGCCGGCATCTCCATGAGGCTATCATTGATGGCTCAACCCTGCGAGTGCGCCCCATAATGATGACCGTGATCACTACTACAGCCGGCCTTATGCCCATCCTCTGGGGCCACGGCACCGGTTCTCAGGTAATGAAACGCATAGCCGCCCCAATGGTAGGGGGGTTGGTGAGTGCCACTCTCCTCACCCTGATCGTGGTTCCCGTCATCTATGGACTTTGGAAGGGGTGGAAGCTGCCAAAATAG
- a CDS encoding histidine kinase, which produces MFKARKQMKVAVIAALVAVISILHYGALHGNLGLHILHRELYFIPILLASFWFGLRPGVLTAVVVSLIYAPHIFIYSDPHGYFVTVASQVIVFILVAVVLGWLSDRQKRQQEEILQAENLAVLGRAAVAVGYEMKDVLGALNKMFKEPEGLQCTEVDRDFYQEMARLERMVTTLSSFAPQERIETISHDLNEIIRQRLEQHLDAAREADVRLESVLDDSGCPSMVDANRIGWVLDTLIKNALEVSEPGQTIWIRSHRGGSHCRVEIEDQGQGIRPEHVGKIFTPFFTTKAKGTGLGLAACKKILRDLGGNITVTSTLGKGATFVVSIPREQRAAASLAKKLTTSASQ; this is translated from the coding sequence ATGTTCAAAGCAAGAAAACAGATGAAAGTAGCTGTCATTGCTGCTCTGGTCGCTGTAATCAGCATTTTGCACTATGGTGCGCTTCACGGCAATCTTGGCCTCCACATCCTGCATCGGGAGCTCTACTTCATTCCTATTCTGTTGGCGAGCTTCTGGTTCGGCCTCAGACCTGGTGTGCTGACGGCTGTGGTAGTCAGTCTCATCTATGCCCCCCATATATTCATATACAGTGATCCTCACGGCTACTTTGTAACCGTGGCCAGTCAGGTGATAGTCTTTATCCTGGTGGCAGTGGTACTGGGATGGCTGTCCGATCGGCAGAAACGGCAGCAGGAGGAGATTCTACAGGCGGAAAACCTGGCGGTGCTGGGTCGAGCAGCAGTTGCTGTGGGATACGAGATGAAAGACGTTCTCGGAGCTCTCAACAAGATGTTCAAAGAACCCGAGGGACTGCAATGCACTGAAGTTGACCGCGATTTCTATCAGGAAATGGCTCGACTGGAACGAATGGTGACCACACTTTCCTCTTTTGCACCGCAGGAAAGAATCGAGACCATCTCACATGATCTCAATGAAATAATCCGCCAACGGCTGGAGCAGCATCTGGATGCTGCCCGCGAGGCCGACGTGCGTCTGGAGAGTGTACTGGACGACAGCGGCTGTCCTTCCATGGTGGATGCCAACCGCATCGGTTGGGTGCTCGACACCCTTATCAAGAACGCCCTCGAAGTGTCAGAGCCCGGGCAAACCATCTGGATTCGCTCTCATCGGGGCGGCAGTCATTGTCGCGTGGAAATCGAGGACCAGGGTCAGGGAATACGGCCTGAGCATGTTGGCAAAATTTTTACACCTTTTTTTACCACCAAAGCGAAGGGAACCGGACTTGGTCTGGCCGCCTGTAAAAAGATCCTGCGGGACCTTGGGGGAAACATAACGGTGACAAGCACCTTGGGAAAAGGAGCCACTTTTGTAGTGAGCATACCGAGAGAGCAGCGGGCAGCCGCATCCCTGGCGAAAAAACTGACCACTTCTGCCAGCCAATAA
- a CDS encoding glycine--tRNA ligase subunit beta has product MASDFLLEIGTEEIPASYIEPALEAMAAMLRKILDDRRIAHGTIQTMATPRRLVWRISAVADKQESQTVEITGPPKQVAYDDEGKPTKAALGFAKAQGVSLDELQVKKTDRGEYLMVRRHQPGMATRELLSQVLPDCIQHIPFPKSMRWGTLKVHFARPVHWIVALLGKEVVPFTFGNVASGSTSYGHRFMSPESFEVDDIDAYPAMLQERFVIVDIADRKERIRHAISACAESKGGKILEDEVLLDEVTQLVEYPTAVIGSFDQHYLELPREVLITAMRSHQRYFAVVDDRGELMPHFVTVNNTLTRDPEVVARGNERVLRARLEDARFYYLEDQKVPLEDRVEELKEVVFHSQLGTSYEKMARFKSLAEYMAEQVAAEEKDIISRAAFLCKADLVTGTVGEFPELQGVMGRAYARLSGENEAVAQAIYEHYLPTHAGGELPQGLPGALISIADKLDTIVGCFGIGQIPSGTADPFALRRQALGIIRIILDKNLPLKLADLIEQALMGLESKITEPAEETRQGVMEFFKVRFQNFLIGQGFSTDVVEAVLAYHLDPFVNTAAKIRTLTSFKARTEFEPLVATAKRVVNILKEEVQAEVEPELLVSQAEKELVEHLEKAEKEFADHIAAQDYDAALAKLAELKPPIDRFFDDVMVLDKDEKLRRNRLALLTRIAGLYRELADFSRIVV; this is encoded by the coding sequence ATGGCAAGCGACTTCTTGTTGGAGATTGGCACAGAGGAGATCCCTGCGAGTTACATCGAGCCTGCTCTTGAGGCAATGGCAGCCATGCTGCGCAAGATTCTGGATGATCGACGCATTGCCCATGGAACCATCCAGACAATGGCCACACCCAGGCGCCTCGTCTGGCGAATCTCTGCAGTGGCGGACAAGCAGGAGTCGCAAACTGTAGAGATTACCGGACCACCCAAACAGGTAGCTTATGACGATGAGGGCAAGCCCACCAAAGCAGCCCTGGGATTTGCCAAAGCACAGGGAGTAAGCCTGGACGAGCTGCAGGTTAAAAAGACCGACCGCGGTGAGTATCTGATGGTACGCCGGCACCAGCCTGGAATGGCCACCAGGGAATTATTGAGCCAGGTGCTGCCCGATTGCATCCAGCACATTCCCTTTCCCAAGTCGATGCGCTGGGGCACCTTGAAAGTTCACTTTGCTCGTCCTGTCCACTGGATTGTCGCTCTTCTGGGAAAAGAGGTAGTGCCATTTACCTTTGGCAACGTTGCCAGCGGCTCGACTTCGTACGGCCATCGATTCATGAGCCCTGAATCCTTCGAGGTGGACGATATTGACGCCTACCCCGCCATGCTCCAGGAGCGCTTCGTTATTGTGGATATTGCCGACAGGAAAGAGAGGATCCGCCATGCCATATCTGCGTGTGCCGAGAGCAAGGGCGGCAAGATCCTCGAGGATGAGGTTCTGCTGGACGAAGTAACCCAGCTGGTGGAGTACCCCACTGCGGTTATCGGCAGCTTCGATCAACATTACCTGGAACTTCCCAGGGAAGTGCTCATTACTGCCATGCGCTCTCACCAGCGCTACTTTGCCGTGGTTGACGACCGTGGTGAACTCATGCCCCACTTCGTCACAGTGAACAACACCCTTACCAGAGATCCCGAGGTGGTTGCTCGAGGCAATGAACGGGTGCTGCGGGCTCGTCTGGAAGATGCGCGTTTTTATTATCTGGAAGATCAGAAGGTGCCCCTGGAAGACAGGGTCGAGGAACTCAAGGAAGTGGTGTTTCATTCTCAGCTCGGCACCTCGTACGAAAAAATGGCAAGGTTCAAATCTCTGGCCGAGTACATGGCGGAGCAGGTGGCAGCAGAAGAAAAAGATATAATAAGCAGAGCAGCATTCCTCTGCAAGGCAGATCTGGTTACAGGCACAGTGGGCGAATTTCCTGAACTCCAGGGTGTGATGGGCCGGGCCTACGCCCGTTTGAGTGGAGAAAACGAGGCCGTGGCTCAGGCCATTTACGAACACTACCTGCCCACACATGCCGGCGGCGAACTGCCGCAGGGGCTGCCTGGAGCACTGATCAGCATTGCCGACAAATTGGACACTATAGTTGGCTGTTTCGGCATTGGCCAGATTCCATCAGGTACTGCTGACCCTTTTGCTCTTCGCCGGCAGGCGCTTGGCATCATCCGCATAATACTGGACAAGAATCTGCCACTCAAACTTGCAGACCTCATTGAGCAAGCTCTTATGGGTCTGGAAAGCAAGATTACTGAACCTGCTGAGGAAACGCGCCAGGGCGTCATGGAGTTTTTCAAGGTGAGATTTCAGAATTTTCTCATTGGCCAGGGATTCTCTACAGACGTGGTGGAAGCGGTGCTGGCCTATCATCTCGATCCTTTTGTGAACACAGCAGCCAAGATACGCACCCTGACCTCCTTCAAGGCACGCACCGAATTCGAACCCCTGGTGGCCACAGCCAAGAGGGTGGTTAACATCCTCAAGGAAGAAGTCCAAGCAGAAGTTGAGCCGGAACTGCTGGTGAGCCAGGCTGAAAAGGAACTCGTAGAGCACCTCGAGAAAGCCGAAAAAGAGTTCGCCGACCACATTGCTGCCCAGGACTACGATGCTGCTCTGGCAAAGCTGGCAGAACTGAAACCACCCATAGATCGCTTTTTTGATGATGTGATGGTGTTGGACAAGGATGAAAAGCTTAGAAGAAACCGCCTGGCACTCCTTACCCGCATTGCCGGTCTTTACAGGGAACTTGCTGACTTTTCCAGGATTGTGGTTTGA
- the glyQ gene encoding glycine--tRNA ligase subunit alpha, with product MTFQELVLAIEKYWADYGCVIQQPYDIEVGAGTFNPATLLRCLGPEPWNVAYVEPSRRPTDGRYGENPNRLQHYYQYQVILKPSPMDIQELYLESLKSFGIDPLEHDIRFVEDDWESPTLGASGLGWEVWLDGMEITQFTYFQTAGGVTLDPISGELTYGLERIAMYLQGVDNVFDLAWNDKVTYGDVHHRWEVEFSYYNFEEADVDMLFKLFEMYEAEAIRMAERKLVLPTYDYCLKCSHTFNLLDARGAISVAERTNYIARVRNLARLAAQRYLEQREEMGYPLLNR from the coding sequence ATGACATTTCAAGAACTCGTACTTGCCATTGAAAAATACTGGGCCGATTATGGCTGCGTTATCCAGCAGCCATATGATATCGAGGTGGGAGCCGGGACCTTCAACCCTGCCACCCTTCTCAGATGTCTCGGTCCTGAACCTTGGAACGTGGCCTACGTGGAACCGTCGAGGCGACCCACTGATGGGCGCTATGGCGAAAACCCCAATCGCCTGCAACATTACTACCAGTATCAGGTAATATTGAAGCCCTCGCCCATGGATATCCAGGAGCTCTATCTGGAAAGCCTCAAGAGTTTCGGCATCGATCCTCTGGAACACGATATTCGTTTCGTGGAGGACGACTGGGAATCGCCGACCCTGGGCGCTTCAGGGCTCGGCTGGGAAGTGTGGCTGGATGGTATGGAAATCACCCAGTTCACCTATTTCCAGACTGCTGGAGGTGTTACCCTCGATCCCATTTCCGGCGAACTCACCTACGGTCTCGAACGGATTGCCATGTACCTCCAGGGGGTGGACAATGTATTCGATCTTGCCTGGAACGACAAGGTGACCTACGGCGACGTGCATCACCGCTGGGAAGTGGAGTTCTCCTATTATAATTTTGAGGAAGCGGATGTGGACATGCTCTTCAAGCTCTTCGAGATGTACGAAGCTGAGGCTATCCGCATGGCTGAACGCAAACTGGTGCTGCCAACCTATGATTACTGTTTGAAGTGCTCGCACACCTTCAATCTGTTGGACGCCCGCGGCGCCATCAGCGTGGCCGAAAGAACAAACTACATCGCCCGCGTCCGAAACCTTGCCAGATTGGCAGCGCAACGCTATCTGGAGCAGAGGGAGGAGATGGGCTATCCCCTGTTGAACCGCTAG
- a CDS encoding TolC family protein has protein sequence MALTRKKLLAFVSGTLWLAIIAARPVLAETLIWAPDQLSELIEEGLTQNQDIQGLEAQVASLKEEVPFAGSLEDPRLGVAIVNLPVDSFRFDREPMTQKQLFIAQKVPWFGKLSLRSQKQALRASRQQAVLEARKLELARQIASTYYELIFIDRALHINERLTSLVNQLLRVAETKYASGQGLQQDVLQAQVESSKLLDEKIVLQKKRRTLEDRLNELLNRPEFAPVPPPAQLDYPNLRLDVKSLAVQSLQGNPWLRVKQFEIDEKEVDIQLAKKDYYPNFDFKVAYGQRDEDRTGRSLPDFVSASVTVNVPLWQHKRQKPKLNATIKSKDAALSSYHNLVQTLPHRVDAIATEIRDTQENYKLYADALILQAGQWARSSLAAYEVGKVEFNTMINAQVRLLRFELQADRFLYSIYQKRAELEEILGGPLPQ, from the coding sequence ATGGCGTTGACAAGAAAAAAATTGCTGGCATTTGTCAGTGGCACACTCTGGCTGGCAATCATTGCTGCCAGACCAGTTCTGGCTGAAACGCTCATCTGGGCTCCAGACCAACTCTCAGAACTGATTGAGGAAGGCTTGACTCAGAACCAGGATATTCAGGGCCTGGAGGCCCAAGTGGCCAGCCTGAAAGAGGAGGTGCCTTTCGCAGGCTCACTGGAGGATCCCCGACTGGGAGTTGCCATTGTGAACCTGCCGGTTGACAGCTTCCGTTTTGATCGGGAGCCAATGACCCAGAAGCAACTCTTCATAGCCCAGAAGGTACCCTGGTTCGGCAAGCTCAGTTTGCGCTCCCAGAAGCAGGCCCTCAGGGCCAGCCGCCAGCAGGCAGTGCTGGAAGCCAGGAAACTGGAGCTTGCCAGGCAGATAGCCAGTACCTACTACGAACTCATATTTATAGACAGGGCCCTGCATATCAATGAACGGCTCACCTCATTGGTGAACCAGTTATTGCGGGTGGCAGAAACCAAGTACGCCTCTGGCCAGGGGCTGCAGCAAGACGTCTTGCAAGCCCAGGTGGAGTCCAGCAAACTGTTGGATGAAAAAATCGTGCTCCAGAAAAAAAGACGTACCCTGGAAGATCGGTTGAATGAACTCCTCAACAGGCCGGAATTCGCCCCGGTGCCGCCGCCGGCACAGTTGGACTACCCCAACCTGCGCCTCGATGTGAAAAGCCTGGCCGTCCAGAGTCTGCAGGGCAACCCGTGGCTGCGGGTCAAACAATTCGAAATAGATGAAAAAGAGGTGGACATTCAACTTGCCAAAAAAGACTACTACCCGAACTTCGACTTCAAAGTAGCTTACGGCCAGCGGGACGAGGACCGCACTGGCAGGAGTTTGCCGGATTTCGTCAGCGCTTCTGTCACTGTCAATGTGCCTCTGTGGCAGCACAAACGGCAGAAGCCAAAATTGAATGCAACCATAAAGAGCAAGGATGCGGCATTGAGTTCATACCACAACCTGGTGCAAACGCTGCCTCACCGCGTGGATGCCATTGCCACCGAGATCCGGGACACCCAGGAAAACTACAAGCTTTACGCAGATGCCCTCATCCTTCAGGCTGGCCAGTGGGCTCGCTCCTCCCTGGCAGCCTACGAAGTAGGCAAGGTGGAATTCAACACCATGATCAACGCCCAGGTTCGTCTGCTGCGCTTCGAGCTTCAGGCCGACCGTTTTCTCTATTCGATCTATCAGAAGCGGGCCGAACTCGAGGAAATTCTAGGAGGACCATTGCCCCAGTGA
- a CDS encoding efflux RND transporter periplasmic adaptor subunit produces MKRFRKGTLILLSSAALLSAMLSLSFRPTPATHNLKVELSQAAAAKEGLKAGMIDPKTGKKIKYWVSPMDPTYVRDEPGKSPMGMDLVPVYEEEGEEKEPTSTIRIDPVTIQNMGVRFARVERKPLVKYIRTFGNITYDETKIYAVNIKFNGWIEKLYVNFVGEKVTKGQPLFDIYSPELLSAQEEYLLALQQYTSLSTSPYPSIREGAQRLLEASRTRLRYWDLTEGQIKQIERTGRTRKTLTIYSPATGVVIKKTAFEGHYVKAGEHQYEIADLSRVWVDVDIYEYELPWVRQGMSAEMELPYIPGKRYHGKVLYIYPYLQAKTRTARIRLQFVNPDYQLKPDMYANVYLKSTLAGDTLVIPQEAVIDSGVRKVVFVSLGKGKFQPREVKLGVEGNDNEFQVLAGLKEGEIIVISAQFMLDSESRLREAIQKMLEVRKRGSVVAASPAPAADEQIKDKKDMTGMNMDKGSKPPVSVKQ; encoded by the coding sequence ATGAAACGTTTTCGCAAAGGAACCTTAATACTGCTGAGCTCCGCTGCTCTTCTCAGCGCCATGCTCAGCCTGAGCTTCAGACCGACCCCCGCGACCCACAACTTGAAGGTAGAACTATCGCAGGCAGCTGCCGCCAAAGAAGGCCTCAAGGCTGGCATGATTGATCCCAAGACCGGCAAAAAGATCAAGTACTGGGTGTCGCCCATGGACCCAACTTATGTTAGAGACGAACCCGGCAAATCACCTATGGGTATGGACCTGGTGCCAGTTTACGAGGAAGAGGGCGAAGAGAAAGAACCGACCTCCACCATTCGTATCGACCCGGTGACCATACAGAACATGGGAGTCCGTTTTGCTCGGGTTGAGCGCAAGCCGCTGGTGAAATACATCCGCACCTTTGGCAACATCACATATGATGAGACCAAGATCTATGCGGTGAACATCAAGTTCAACGGCTGGATCGAAAAGCTCTATGTCAATTTTGTTGGCGAAAAAGTGACAAAGGGGCAGCCCCTTTTCGACATTTACAGCCCGGAGCTGCTGAGCGCTCAGGAAGAATATTTGCTGGCCTTGCAGCAGTATACCAGCCTCTCCACCAGTCCCTATCCCAGCATCCGAGAAGGAGCTCAGAGGTTGCTGGAGGCTTCCCGCACACGGCTGCGTTACTGGGATCTCACTGAAGGTCAGATCAAGCAGATAGAACGCACTGGCAGGACCAGAAAAACCCTGACCATTTACTCCCCGGCAACAGGTGTAGTCATCAAGAAAACCGCCTTCGAAGGCCACTACGTCAAGGCTGGCGAGCATCAGTACGAGATTGCCGATCTTTCCCGAGTCTGGGTGGATGTGGATATTTACGAGTATGAACTGCCCTGGGTGCGCCAGGGCATGTCAGCAGAAATGGAGCTGCCCTACATCCCTGGCAAGCGTTATCACGGCAAGGTGCTCTACATTTACCCATACCTGCAGGCCAAAACCAGAACAGCTAGAATAAGATTGCAATTTGTCAATCCAGATTATCAGCTGAAACCAGACATGTATGCCAACGTCTATCTGAAGTCTACCCTTGCCGGCGACACCCTGGTGATCCCGCAGGAGGCAGTAATCGACAGTGGTGTGCGCAAGGTGGTCTTTGTCTCCCTGGGCAAAGGGAAATTTCAACCCCGAGAGGTGAAACTGGGCGTGGAAGGCAATGACAACGAATTTCAGGTGCTGGCTGGGCTGAAAGAGGGTGAAATAATCGTGATCTCGGCCCAGTTCATGCTCGACTCCGAGAGCAGACTTCGCGAGGCCATCCAGAAGATGTTAGAGGTAAGGAAAAGAGGCTCGGTAGTGGCCGCATCTCCTGCACCTGCCGCAGACGAGCAGATCAAGGACAAAAAGGATATGACTGGAATGAACATGGACAAGGGGTCCAAACCGCCGGTCTCAGTCAAGCAATAG